A single genomic interval of Heteronotia binoei isolate CCM8104 ecotype False Entrance Well chromosome 11, APGP_CSIRO_Hbin_v1, whole genome shotgun sequence harbors:
- the MMAB gene encoding corrinoid adenosyltransferase MMAB, translating into MLPLIGRSRKRGVAGEALAPPQRRGKAASPNQALACRSGGCDGGREGTRLARGALAQPGMAGAGLRGCRRCLGLGGAAAARWGWGLSRGLGQEQGEPPSLDAKLKKASQVPKIYTKTGDKGFSSTFTGERRAKDDRIFDALGTLDELNSTIGLCAEFGSEHGHSFVEELHKVQCMLQDAGSNVATPISSARESHLKRTSFSEKPVLELETWIDRYSDQLPPLTAFILPSGGKSSAALHLSRAVCRRAERRVVPLVKSGEADANVAKYLNRLSDYLFVLARYAARKEGKEEKVYTRTEP; encoded by the exons ATGCTGCCTCTCATAGGGCGCTCGAGGAAACGGGGTGTTGCCGGCGAGGCTCTAGCTCCGCCTCAGAGGCGGGGGAAGGCTGCCTCGCCCAATCAGGCGCTCGCGTGCCGCTCAGGCGGCTGCGACGGTGGCCGGGAAGGGACACGCTTGGCCCGCGGGGCGCTTGCGCAGCCGGGCATGGCAGGCGCGGGATTGCGGGGCTGCAGGCGGTGCCTGGGGCTTGGAGGGGCGGCGGCCGCCCGGTGGGGCTGGGGGCTCAGCAGGGGGCTCGGCCAGGAGCAGGGGGAGCCGCCCAG TCTGGATGCCAAACTCAAGAAGGCAAGCCAAGTCCCAAAGATCTACACGAAGACCGGGGACAAAG GATTTTCCAGCACATTCACTGGGGAGAGGAGAGCAAAAGATGACCGAATCTTTGACGCCTTGGGGACGCTGGATGAATTAAATTCCACCATAGG GCTGTGCGCTGAATTTGGCAGTGAGCATGGCCATTCCTTTGTGGAAGAGCTTCACAAG GTGCAGTGCATGCTGCAAGACGCCGGCTCCAACGTGGCCACTCCGATCTCCTCTGCCAGAGAGTCTCACTTAA AACGCACATCCTTTAGTGAAAAACCCGTCCTGGAACTCGAGACCTGGATCGATCGATACTCAGACCAGCTCCCGCCTCTGACAGCTTTCATCTTACCG TCCGGGGGCAAGAGCAGCGCCGCTCTCCATCTCTCCCGAGCCGTCTGTCGCAGGGCTGAGAGGCG CGTTGTTCCTTTAGTGAAATCCGGAGAAGCAGATGCAAACGTGGCCAAGTACTTGAACAG GCTTAGTGACTACCTGTTTGTCTTGGCCCGCTACGCTGcgaggaaagaagggaaggaagagaaagtctACACCAGAACGGAGCCCTAA